One part of the Deinococcus carri genome encodes these proteins:
- a CDS encoding ABC transporter ATP-binding protein has product MTSVQPQPAPTPIRDRVLNVEGLEVAYGEVQVVFGVSLHVDKGELVGLVGGNGSGKSTILRVLSGMLRARAGAATYRGQNLNGVPPHRITELGVAHVPMGRQLFGQMSVEENLLMGAYLPRTRAHRAANLQKVYDFFPRLTEKRLAPAAALSGGEQQMVAIGRALMSEPEVLLMDEPSLGLAPLVVSEVMRVIGSLRELGLTVLLVEQNVRQVLKVTDRTYVLELGHLVKEGPSRELMGDPDIIKAYLGV; this is encoded by the coding sequence ATGACTAGTGTCCAGCCCCAACCCGCCCCCACCCCTATCCGCGACCGCGTGCTGAATGTGGAGGGCCTGGAGGTGGCCTACGGCGAGGTGCAGGTGGTATTCGGTGTCTCGCTGCACGTGGACAAGGGGGAGCTGGTCGGCCTGGTCGGCGGCAACGGCAGCGGCAAGAGCACCATCCTGCGCGTGCTGTCGGGGATGCTACGGGCCAGGGCAGGCGCGGCCACCTACCGCGGCCAGAACCTGAACGGCGTGCCGCCACACCGCATCACTGAGTTGGGCGTGGCGCACGTTCCGATGGGCCGCCAGCTGTTCGGCCAGATGTCCGTCGAGGAGAACCTGCTGATGGGCGCGTACCTGCCGCGCACTCGTGCCCACCGCGCCGCGAATCTTCAGAAGGTCTACGACTTCTTTCCCCGCCTCACCGAAAAACGCCTGGCCCCCGCCGCGGCCCTCTCCGGCGGCGAGCAGCAGATGGTTGCCATCGGCCGCGCCCTGATGAGCGAGCCGGAGGTGCTGCTGATGGACGAACCCTCGCTGGGCCTGGCCCCGCTGGTCGTGTCCGAGGTGATGCGCGTGATCGGCTCCCTGCGCGAGCTGGGCCTGACGGTCCTGCTGGTCGAGCAAAACGTCCGGCAGGTCCTCAAGGTCACCGACCGGACCTACGTGCTGGAACTGGGGCATCTGGTCAAGGAAGGCCCCAGCCGCGAATTGATGGGCGACCCGGACATCATCAAGGCCTACCTGGGCGTGTGA